Proteins encoded within one genomic window of Solidesulfovibrio sp.:
- a CDS encoding cytochrome c family protein produces the protein MSVRRSSLVATFLAAGLLTCPLGSVLAQQTGDSTPRAATPVAYVGSAACKDCHAKEYESYSKYSKKAHSSQSVKIMAPKLTAEELTGCYACHTTGYGQPGGFVSFEKTPELANAGCEVCHGPGAAHVDSGGDPGLIKNKLSMSECERCHNAERVRNFNFKPMLFAGAH, from the coding sequence ATGTCGGTCCGTCGGAGCTCTCTTGTGGCAACCTTTCTGGCTGCGGGCCTGCTGACCTGCCCGCTCGGCTCCGTTTTGGCCCAGCAAACCGGTGACTCGACGCCACGGGCGGCCACGCCCGTCGCCTACGTCGGCTCGGCGGCCTGCAAGGACTGCCACGCCAAGGAGTATGAATCCTACTCCAAATACTCGAAAAAGGCCCATTCTTCCCAGTCGGTGAAAATCATGGCCCCCAAGCTCACCGCCGAGGAACTGACGGGGTGCTATGCCTGCCATACCACGGGCTACGGCCAGCCCGGCGGCTTCGTGAGCTTCGAGAAAACCCCCGAGCTGGCCAATGCCGGCTGCGAGGTCTGCCACGGCCCGGGCGCGGCCCATGTCGATTCCGGCGGCGACCCGGGGCTGATCAAAAACAAGCTGTCCATGTCCGAGTGCGAGCGCTGCCACAACGCCGAACGGGTGCGCAACTTCAACTTCAAACCCATGCTCTTCGCCGGGGCGCACTAG